Proteins from a genomic interval of Yoonia sp. GPGPB17:
- a CDS encoding DUF58 domain-containing protein, which translates to MLTVGGAALLISMLIAFVGDAPFAAAAGLWVVLGVAVLADLIMSRSARKAITVDYPSEVFVGETVDLKLTVSNAPIALSGQIDWPDGISGDTDIAFTSVDGVARAVITCRAVRRGTWTCEHLWLIWTSHWGFFEYVPKLTLGAELRVVPNIRLVESGQITTSVNSALFGVKENRAIGEGSEFHQLQDFVQGMDVKTIDWKRSARKRSLVAKELRAERNHHVIIALDNGYLMREEIGGMPRIDHAITAALATAWAAAIGGDLVGFYSYDVRPRIFSAPTAGRKAFARLRSRTADLDYVSRETNHTLAMTELNARTPKRSLIIIFTDFVDTTSAELLIENIGILARRHLLIFVTLRDPELEQMVAKAPESMDGVAELVAANQSIDERRIVMERLTRMGVTVIDTEPGKVTAQLISHYLEIKAKELI; encoded by the coding sequence TTGCTGACAGTCGGCGGGGCCGCCCTGCTGATCTCGATGCTGATCGCCTTTGTGGGCGACGCCCCCTTTGCTGCGGCAGCGGGGTTGTGGGTGGTATTGGGTGTTGCCGTGCTTGCAGATCTAATCATGTCACGATCCGCGCGGAAAGCGATCACGGTCGATTACCCATCCGAAGTGTTTGTCGGCGAAACAGTTGATCTGAAACTGACCGTCAGCAACGCACCGATAGCGCTTTCGGGGCAGATCGACTGGCCTGACGGCATTAGCGGGGACACCGACATTGCGTTCACGTCCGTTGATGGCGTAGCGCGTGCCGTTATCACCTGCCGTGCGGTCCGCCGTGGCACTTGGACCTGCGAGCATTTATGGCTGATTTGGACCTCCCATTGGGGTTTCTTTGAATATGTGCCCAAGCTGACTTTAGGCGCAGAGCTGCGGGTTGTGCCGAATATCCGTTTGGTCGAGTCCGGGCAGATCACTACCTCCGTCAATTCTGCCCTTTTTGGCGTGAAGGAAAACCGTGCCATTGGCGAAGGGTCTGAATTCCATCAGCTGCAAGACTTTGTGCAGGGTATGGACGTGAAAACAATTGATTGGAAACGCTCGGCTCGCAAACGGTCTTTGGTGGCGAAGGAATTGCGTGCCGAACGTAACCACCATGTCATCATCGCCCTCGATAACGGCTATCTGATGCGCGAAGAAATCGGCGGCATGCCCCGGATTGATCATGCAATTACGGCAGCCTTGGCGACCGCATGGGCCGCGGCCATCGGCGGTGATCTGGTTGGCTTCTACTCCTACGACGTCCGCCCCCGCATCTTTTCGGCCCCAACAGCGGGCCGCAAAGCCTTTGCCCGCCTGCGCAGCCGCACCGCTGATCTGGATTATGTCAGCCGCGAGACAAACCATACGCTGGCAATGACTGAGCTGAACGCACGCACGCCCAAGCGTAGCCTGATCATCATTTTCACCGATTTCGTCGATACGACCTCTGCCGAATTGCTGATCGAGAACATTGGCATCCTCGCCCGCCGCCATCTGTTGATCTTTGTCACCCTGCGCGACCCGGAGTTGGAACAGATGGTTGCGAAAGCGCCCGAGAGTATGGACGGTGTCGCCGAACTGGTCGCCGCGAACCAGTCCATTGACGAACGCCGCATCGTGATGGAACGGCTGACCCGCATGGGTGTCACAGTGATTGACACCGAACCCGGCAAAGTGACTGCGCAACTGATCTCGCATTACCTTGAAATCAAAGCAAAAGAGCTGATCTGA
- a CDS encoding Gfo/Idh/MocA family protein, with translation MTGGNHLRVACVGAGYFAQFHYDSWRRMARADLVAACDRDLEKAAATGLPAYTDMRQMLGDQTPDLLDVIVPPGAHAEVIRAALAAGVKWIICQKPFCRDLPEGQAVTAAAKAAGATIVVHENFRFQPWYRTIKAVLDEGAIGDVHQVTFRLRPGDGQGPDAYLDRQPYFQQMPRFLIHETGVHWVDTFRYLLGNPTAVYADLRQMNPAIAGEDAGYILFDHPNGARALFDGNRHLDHKADNLRRTMGEALIEGTQGTLRLHGDGSVTQRAFGSPTETTVLGPDTWDGFGGDCVHALQSHVVSGVLDGQPFENEAADYLYVMRVEEKIYAAANTGQKQRIEG, from the coding sequence ATGACTGGGGGCAACCATCTGCGCGTTGCCTGCGTGGGGGCGGGCTATTTTGCTCAATTTCACTATGACAGCTGGCGGCGTATGGCCCGGGCTGATCTGGTAGCCGCATGTGATCGCGATCTTGAGAAAGCCGCTGCAACCGGCTTGCCTGCATATACCGATATGAGACAGATGCTGGGAGATCAAACGCCTGACCTGCTGGATGTGATCGTACCACCCGGTGCCCATGCTGAGGTGATCCGTGCGGCTCTTGCCGCGGGTGTGAAATGGATCATCTGCCAAAAGCCGTTCTGCCGTGATTTGCCCGAGGGGCAGGCTGTCACCGCCGCGGCAAAAGCCGCCGGCGCGACGATTGTCGTGCACGAGAACTTTCGGTTTCAACCCTGGTATCGCACTATCAAAGCAGTGTTGGATGAGGGCGCAATCGGTGATGTGCATCAAGTCACGTTTCGATTGCGGCCCGGTGATGGCCAAGGCCCTGATGCTTACCTTGACCGGCAACCTTACTTCCAACAGATGCCGCGCTTTCTGATCCATGAAACCGGGGTGCATTGGGTTGATACCTTTCGATATCTGCTGGGTAATCCGACGGCCGTTTATGCTGATCTGCGCCAAATGAACCCCGCGATTGCCGGGGAAGATGCAGGTTACATCCTGTTTGATCACCCAAACGGCGCGCGCGCGTTGTTTGACGGCAACCGCCACCTTGATCACAAGGCCGATAATCTGCGCCGCACCATGGGCGAAGCGTTGATCGAAGGCACGCAGGGCACGCTCCGATTGCATGGCGATGGATCTGTAACACAACGTGCCTTTGGTAGTCCGACCGAGACCACGGTTCTTGGGCCGGACACATGGGATGGCTTTGGCGGTGATTGCGTCCATGCCTTGCAAAGCCATGTGGTGAGCGGCGTACTGGACGGGCAACCGTTCGAGAATGAAGCCGCCGACTATCTGTATGTCATGCGCGTCGAGGAGAAAATCTATGCCGCCGCAAACACAGGTCAAAAGCAGCGGATCGAGGGGTGA
- a CDS encoding DUF4129 domain-containing protein, with amino-acid sequence MAFGLVAAIILIAIIVVFVRFGGNVGIMLQPSSDNPHAARRGPRHMRDSAAKVQPRNLSEITSMADRRAALVALAQNALRKAVTANGVLLRQSWTDREALRRLPADQRHLPALRDLIRASERVQFGGRDVTEPEFAHHVTQITPLYRELAS; translated from the coding sequence TTGGCCTTTGGTTTGGTCGCCGCGATCATCCTGATTGCCATCATCGTGGTTTTTGTGCGGTTTGGCGGCAACGTCGGGATCATGTTGCAGCCCTCATCTGATAATCCACATGCTGCCCGTCGCGGCCCAAGGCATATGCGTGATAGCGCTGCAAAGGTGCAACCTCGTAACCTGTCTGAAATCACCAGCATGGCAGATCGACGCGCGGCACTTGTGGCCCTTGCGCAGAATGCGCTGCGCAAAGCCGTGACCGCCAACGGCGTGCTATTGCGCCAAAGCTGGACTGATCGCGAGGCGCTGCGGCGCTTACCTGCCGACCAGCGGCATCTGCCCGCCTTGCGTGATCTGATCCGCGCCAGTGAGCGTGTCCAATTCGGCGGTCGCGACGTGACCGAGCCGGAGTTCGCTCATCATGTGACCCAGATCACCCCACTGTATCGCGAGTTGGCATCGTGA
- a CDS encoding putative quinol monooxygenase — MYAVVVTFQIVPEKMAAFLPLMQDNATISLAQEDGCHRFDVCTDPARPNDVFLYELYTDRAAFDLHLASHHFQSFDAQTKAMIAAKFIRTFRDVTT, encoded by the coding sequence ATGTACGCTGTTGTTGTGACGTTTCAGATCGTGCCCGAAAAAATGGCTGCATTCCTGCCCTTAATGCAGGACAACGCCACCATATCGCTGGCGCAAGAAGACGGGTGTCATCGATTTGATGTTTGTACTGACCCTGCGCGCCCAAACGACGTGTTTCTGTACGAACTATACACCGACAGAGCTGCGTTTGACCTGCATCTTGCCAGTCACCACTTTCAAAGCTTCGATGCGCAAACCAAGGCGATGATCGCGGCAAAATTCATACGCACATTTCGGGATGTCACCACATGA
- a CDS encoding GntR family transcriptional regulator, with protein MPPQTQVKSSGSRGDAVTGKPISNTQRALGKLREMIFAGDLPAGSNHLETELAAQLDMSRTPIREALLMLEGQGLLELQPRKGVRILPISPGDMADIYDVLTELESLSAERAAIAGHPASAFAPLEASIDDMDKAIAAGNLDAWSAADDRFHRELVQLGGNGRVKAIVDMMSDQVRRARAITLALRPLPTKSNEDHRKVFQAIKDGRPDIARETHRAHRHHAKEIIVDVLEKHRLRFV; from the coding sequence ATGCCGCCGCAAACACAGGTCAAAAGCAGCGGATCGAGGGGTGATGCTGTGACGGGCAAGCCGATCTCAAATACACAACGCGCCTTGGGCAAACTGCGCGAGATGATCTTTGCGGGTGATCTGCCTGCTGGGTCCAACCATCTTGAAACAGAGCTTGCCGCGCAGCTGGATATGTCACGTACACCGATCCGCGAAGCGCTTTTGATGCTCGAAGGACAGGGCCTTCTCGAGCTGCAACCGCGCAAAGGGGTGCGTATCCTGCCGATTTCACCTGGCGATATGGCCGATATCTATGATGTCCTAACCGAACTGGAAAGCCTGTCTGCGGAAAGGGCTGCCATCGCAGGGCACCCCGCCAGCGCCTTTGCTCCGCTAGAGGCCTCAATCGATGATATGGACAAGGCCATAGCCGCCGGTAACCTTGATGCCTGGTCCGCGGCCGATGACCGTTTTCACAGAGAACTGGTCCAACTGGGGGGCAACGGCAGGGTCAAAGCGATTGTCGATATGATGAGCGATCAGGTGCGTCGCGCCCGCGCGATCACGTTGGCACTGCGGCCACTGCCGACCAAATCAAACGAAGACCACCGCAAAGTCTTTCAAGCGATCAAGGATGGCCGACCTGACATTGCACGCGAAACCCACCGTGCTCACCGTCACCATGCGAAGGAAATCATTGTGGATGTCCTTGAAAAACATCGGCTGCGTTTCGTCTAA
- a CDS encoding isocitrate/isopropylmalate family dehydrogenase, whose translation MRPVTVRAGQNTPLRLPPGREIDFVLIRESTEGLFHTQGCGALTKDEARETLLITRDISEKLFRFTFDLAKSRKAMGRGKGRVTCVDKANVFRAFAFFREMFDAEAINHPDLTADHAYVDAAALWMVQKPWDFDVLVTENMFGDILSDLGAGLMGGLGLAPSADIGLEHAVFQPCHGSAPDIAGQGLANPFAMILSAAMMLDWLGVRHDNPAMRADGTRLREAVETVVARGEVLTRDLGGKHGTNDAARAVLDALFVA comes from the coding sequence GTGCGCCCAGTCACCGTCCGCGCGGGTCAGAATACACCGCTGCGTTTGCCACCGGGGCGCGAGATTGATTTTGTGTTGATCCGTGAAAGCACCGAAGGGCTTTTTCACACCCAAGGGTGCGGCGCGCTGACCAAGGATGAAGCACGTGAGACGCTTTTGATCACGCGCGATATCTCTGAAAAGCTGTTCCGCTTTACCTTTGACCTCGCCAAGTCTCGCAAGGCGATGGGTCGCGGCAAAGGCAGGGTTACCTGCGTCGACAAAGCCAACGTGTTTCGCGCCTTTGCCTTTTTTCGTGAGATGTTTGATGCAGAAGCCATCAACCATCCTGATCTCACAGCAGATCATGCTTATGTGGATGCGGCTGCGCTTTGGATGGTCCAAAAACCATGGGACTTCGACGTGCTGGTCACCGAGAACATGTTCGGCGATATCCTGTCAGACCTTGGGGCAGGTTTGATGGGTGGGCTTGGGCTGGCTCCCTCCGCCGACATTGGGTTGGAGCATGCGGTGTTTCAACCGTGTCATGGGTCTGCCCCTGACATCGCGGGGCAAGGTCTTGCCAATCCCTTCGCGATGATCCTATCGGCGGCCATGATGCTGGATTGGCTGGGTGTTCGGCATGACAACCCAGCGATGCGCGCCGATGGTACGCGGTTGCGTGAAGCGGTTGAGACTGTTGTCGCGCGGGGTGAGGTGTTGACACGCGATCTGGGCGGAAAACATGGCACTAACGATGCGGCGCGCGCGGTTCTGGACGCGTTGTTTGTCGCATGA
- a CDS encoding AAA family ATPase yields the protein MTLETLSARADALRTEIGKTVKGQEEIIDLLLVALFARGHVLLEGPPGTAKTLLARSFAAAFDLEFGRIQFTPDLMPGDVLGTSIFNFQTNDFTLTKGPVFSQVLLADEINRAPPKSQAALLQAMNERMVSIDGTDHSLGNEFLVIATQNPIEQQGTYPLPEAQLDRFLFKLVVDFPPADIEMAILQAHAAEPIEVRATMDAQDKVMDAAILAECRAAIDGIILQDEILAYILRLVRATRENNEISYGASTRAADAIATAARATAALAGRDFAIPDDVKGLFVPALRHRIVLGPTAEIEGRGPVQILENILDQVEAPH from the coding sequence ATGACACTTGAAACACTCAGCGCTCGCGCAGACGCCCTGCGCACCGAGATCGGCAAAACCGTGAAGGGCCAAGAAGAGATTATCGATCTGCTGCTGGTGGCCCTTTTTGCGCGTGGGCATGTCTTGCTAGAGGGGCCACCGGGCACCGCCAAAACCCTTTTGGCCCGTAGCTTTGCCGCCGCTTTTGATCTGGAATTTGGACGTATCCAGTTCACGCCCGATCTGATGCCGGGCGATGTGCTGGGCACCTCGATTTTCAATTTCCAGACCAATGATTTCACGCTGACCAAAGGCCCGGTGTTCAGTCAGGTTCTGTTGGCGGATGAGATCAACCGCGCGCCTCCAAAATCGCAGGCCGCCCTGTTGCAGGCGATGAACGAACGCATGGTCAGCATTGATGGCACCGACCATTCGCTGGGTAATGAGTTTCTGGTGATCGCGACCCAAAACCCGATTGAACAGCAGGGTACCTACCCTCTGCCCGAAGCGCAGCTAGACCGATTCCTCTTCAAACTGGTCGTGGATTTCCCGCCCGCCGATATCGAGATGGCAATCTTGCAAGCGCACGCGGCAGAACCGATTGAGGTACGCGCCACGATGGATGCCCAGGACAAGGTGATGGATGCCGCTATCCTTGCCGAATGCCGTGCGGCGATTGATGGGATCATCCTGCAAGATGAGATTTTGGCGTACATCCTGCGTCTTGTGCGGGCGACGCGCGAGAATAACGAGATTTCTTACGGTGCCTCTACCCGTGCCGCTGACGCGATTGCAACTGCCGCACGTGCCACCGCTGCATTGGCAGGCCGCGACTTCGCGATCCCTGACGATGTGAAAGGGTTATTTGTCCCGGCCCTGCGTCACCGTATCGTGCTTGGCCCCACGGCCGAGATTGAAGGACGCGGACCTGTGCAAATCCTTGAAAACATCCTTGATCAAGTCGAGGCACCCCACTGA
- a CDS encoding stage II sporulation protein M: MEEPTDLIRSARFRKEREDDWMRLEALVTKAEGQGLRRMSFGEARDLAALYREATTSLAIAREISLDKGLLRYLEALTARAYLSVYAPQESARGIVARFMRKSGPVAMRKSWFFVLLGFLSMGLGGLAGYLLYLDDPAWFYVLMPGELAGGRNPEATTSYLRSVIYDDDPSASGLGAFATFLFSHNTRIAIFVFGLGVFLCAPAILLTFYNGLIIGVFVALHVDRGLGWDLFGWLSIHGVTELSAICIACGGGIQLGAAVLFPGQNTRAEALRIAGRDAAKLAIIAALMLVAAALIEGFGRQLIQDRNARLIIGWTIGGLWLMWFVRGGRAQS, encoded by the coding sequence ATGGAAGAACCGACCGATCTGATCCGCTCTGCCAGGTTCCGCAAGGAACGTGAAGACGACTGGATGCGCCTTGAGGCGCTGGTGACCAAAGCCGAAGGACAAGGGCTGCGCCGGATGAGCTTTGGCGAGGCACGCGATTTGGCAGCACTCTATCGCGAGGCGACGACATCTCTGGCGATTGCCCGCGAAATCTCGCTCGATAAGGGTCTGTTGCGTTATCTGGAGGCGCTGACTGCTCGCGCCTATCTGTCTGTCTATGCCCCACAGGAAAGCGCGCGCGGCATTGTTGCCCGGTTTATGCGCAAAAGCGGGCCTGTCGCGATGCGCAAATCCTGGTTCTTTGTCCTGCTGGGCTTCCTGAGCATGGGGCTCGGCGGATTGGCGGGCTATCTGCTGTATCTTGATGACCCGGCCTGGTTCTACGTTCTCATGCCCGGGGAACTTGCCGGTGGGCGCAACCCAGAGGCAACGACAAGTTACCTGCGATCAGTGATCTACGACGATGACCCAAGCGCATCGGGTTTGGGTGCTTTTGCGACCTTCCTTTTTTCGCATAACACAAGGATTGCGATTTTTGTCTTTGGGCTTGGCGTGTTTCTGTGCGCTCCTGCCATTTTGCTGACCTTCTACAATGGTCTGATTATCGGCGTCTTTGTCGCACTGCATGTGGATCGCGGGCTTGGCTGGGATCTGTTCGGTTGGTTGTCGATCCATGGGGTGACCGAATTGTCGGCGATCTGCATTGCTTGCGGCGGTGGGATACAGCTGGGTGCAGCGGTGCTTTTCCCCGGCCAAAACACAAGGGCCGAGGCTTTGCGCATCGCAGGACGGGATGCTGCCAAACTGGCGATTATCGCCGCACTTATGCTGGTTGCAGCGGCCTTGATCGAAGGGTTCGGGCGGCAGTTGATCCAAGACAGAAACGCGCGGTTGATCATCGGCTGGACCATCGGTGGTCTCTGGCTGATGTGGTTTGTCCGTGGTGGGAGGGCGCAGTCATGA
- a CDS encoding RDD family protein — protein sequence MRLRRNTKAPAPDPNVLLPPEGVPLHLSVAGMGARFGAQITDILITVIGAIALVVLLAVMNLTSPQTLWAISALLFFIIRIPYYVLTELAWNGQTIGKRMLKIKVVSRDGLSLSAHALVVRNLMKEAEIFLPGTLLLTLDTASPVASLIALGWIVGTIMVPLLNKRRQRLGDMIAGTYVIDLPTPILLKDLAQSVPKPVKDKFVFLSHQLDHYGALELQTLEDLLRAQENRPSMQTNARNKATLDSVIEKIRNKISYAEKVEPADSVAFLRAFYNAQRAHLEQKQLFGERRQDKFHADQTTKD from the coding sequence ATGAGGTTGCGCCGAAACACCAAAGCGCCTGCACCCGATCCGAATGTCCTGCTGCCCCCAGAGGGCGTGCCTTTGCATCTGTCAGTGGCTGGCATGGGTGCGCGGTTTGGCGCGCAAATCACCGACATCCTGATTACCGTTATTGGCGCCATTGCGCTGGTGGTTCTGCTCGCCGTGATGAACCTGACTTCGCCTCAAACACTTTGGGCGATCTCGGCGCTCCTCTTTTTCATCATCCGCATCCCTTACTATGTGCTGACCGAACTGGCGTGGAACGGGCAGACTATTGGCAAGCGGATGCTGAAAATTAAAGTGGTTTCACGCGATGGACTGTCGCTGAGCGCGCATGCGCTGGTGGTGCGGAACCTGATGAAAGAGGCCGAGATTTTCCTGCCCGGTACGCTCTTGCTGACATTGGATACCGCATCGCCCGTGGCATCCTTGATCGCGCTGGGCTGGATCGTCGGCACCATCATGGTCCCACTGCTGAACAAACGACGACAGCGTTTGGGTGATATGATTGCAGGCACCTATGTGATCGATCTGCCAACACCGATCCTGCTGAAGGACCTCGCGCAATCGGTACCAAAGCCCGTGAAAGACAAGTTCGTGTTCTTGTCCCACCAGTTGGATCACTATGGCGCATTGGAACTGCAAACACTGGAAGACCTGCTGCGCGCGCAGGAAAACCGTCCAAGTATGCAAACCAATGCGCGCAACAAGGCAACGTTAGACTCGGTCATTGAGAAAATCCGCAACAAGATCAGCTATGCCGAAAAGGTTGAGCCAGCGGACAGTGTCGCCTTCCTACGGGCATTCTACAACGCGCAACGTGCGCATCTTGAGCAGAAGCAGCTTTTTGGCGAGCGACGACAGGACAAGTTCCATGCGGATCAGACGACAAAGGACTGA
- a CDS encoding winged helix-turn-helix transcriptional regulator, giving the protein MQSKLNSCGNRSKCPINALVEVVGDQWSLLILRDMIFSNKSHFSEFKSADEGVATNILSARLNHLITHGLVEKFPDPVDGRASIYLPTDRALDLIPVLLAAMAWSEQHMPDTKQNTQVIQAYRADPKTLADMVAANSREFRRKTLK; this is encoded by the coding sequence ATGCAATCTAAATTGAACTCATGCGGCAACCGATCCAAATGTCCCATCAACGCTCTCGTCGAAGTGGTCGGCGACCAATGGAGTCTTTTGATCCTGCGGGACATGATTTTCTCGAACAAGTCGCATTTTTCCGAATTCAAGAGTGCGGACGAAGGCGTCGCCACAAACATTCTGAGCGCGCGCCTTAATCACCTGATCACGCATGGTTTGGTCGAGAAGTTTCCTGACCCGGTTGATGGTCGCGCCTCAATCTACCTGCCGACAGATCGGGCACTCGACCTTATTCCGGTACTGCTTGCCGCGATGGCATGGTCCGAGCAGCACATGCCTGACACCAAACAGAATACTCAAGTCATACAGGCCTATCGTGCTGACCCCAAGACACTTGCCGACATGGTTGCTGCAAATTCACGTGAATTCAGAAGGAAAACACTGAAATGA
- a CDS encoding LacI family DNA-binding transcriptional regulator, with protein sequence MTDAIKRPLTLRDVSEASGVSEMTVSRVLRNKGDVSAATRQKVQDAAKRLGYVPNKIAGALASQRVNLVAAIIPSLGNMVFPEVLSGISETLEDTELQPVVGVTDYLPEKEEKVLFEMLSWRPSGVIIAGLEHSEASQAMLQQAGIPVVEIMDTDGEPIDHCVGISHRRAGRKMAEEIIAAGYKRIGFMGTKMPLDHRARKRFEGFTRTLAKAGIEIADQEFYSGGSALAKGREMTAKMIERTPDLDFLYYSNDMIGAGGLLYLQEQGVDIPGTIGLAGFNGVELLDGLPRKLATMDACRREIGVKAAQIIAALNAGDAVPDGPTVALEPTLSPGDTLRR encoded by the coding sequence TTGACCGATGCAATCAAACGCCCCCTGACGCTGCGCGATGTTTCTGAGGCCTCAGGCGTGAGCGAGATGACCGTAAGCCGCGTGTTGCGCAACAAAGGCGACGTAAGCGCCGCAACGCGCCAGAAGGTGCAGGATGCCGCGAAGCGACTGGGCTATGTGCCCAACAAGATTGCTGGTGCGCTGGCCTCGCAACGGGTGAACCTCGTGGCGGCAATCATTCCATCATTGGGCAATATGGTCTTTCCAGAGGTTCTTTCGGGGATTTCCGAGACGCTGGAGGATACAGAGCTTCAACCGGTTGTGGGTGTCACGGACTATCTGCCAGAGAAAGAAGAGAAGGTCTTGTTCGAGATGCTCTCTTGGCGCCCATCGGGCGTGATCATCGCGGGGCTGGAACACTCCGAAGCGTCACAGGCTATGTTGCAGCAGGCTGGCATCCCCGTTGTCGAGATTATGGATACCGATGGCGAACCGATTGATCATTGTGTTGGTATTTCGCACCGTCGCGCCGGGCGAAAGATGGCGGAAGAGATTATCGCCGCTGGCTACAAACGTATCGGGTTTATGGGGACGAAGATGCCTTTGGATCACCGGGCGCGCAAACGGTTTGAGGGGTTCACCCGGACCCTCGCCAAAGCCGGGATCGAGATTGCGGATCAGGAGTTTTACTCTGGCGGGTCTGCACTTGCCAAAGGGCGTGAGATGACGGCAAAGATGATTGAGCGCACCCCCGATCTGGATTTCCTTTATTATTCCAATGACATGATTGGCGCCGGTGGTTTGCTGTACCTGCAAGAGCAGGGCGTCGATATTCCAGGTACCATTGGTCTGGCCGGGTTTAATGGCGTCGAGCTTTTGGATGGTTTGCCGCGCAAATTGGCCACCATGGATGCGTGCCGCCGCGAGATTGGGGTGAAGGCGGCCCAGATCATCGCAGCACTGAATGCCGGAGACGCTGTGCCCGATGGTCCGACCGTCGCGCTGGAACCTACGCTGTCACCGGGCGATACGCTGCGTCGTTAG
- a CDS encoding winged helix-turn-helix domain-containing protein, whose amino-acid sequence MKERTAQVSSSSATEAREIGNKIVVAGIAAIVLILAIAAILLFINLPDANAFNMRVERLFVENDNLTSNAEIKLLEILAGSGTAFSDTLASYRFVIFVLLIFATALLVAAVAFLVMLIALNRRMGRIERQGIEVNSLTISRDQKAVYLNDFEFKLTDAAIETLSVLAEARMDDEVLTGAEIEGVISGRSAADCDEAAGATRIKRLRDTLGNQMMSELLVKNIARKGYVLAIDKDVIRMV is encoded by the coding sequence ATGAAAGAAAGGACAGCGCAGGTGAGTTCTTCCTCCGCTACTGAAGCACGCGAAATTGGCAATAAAATCGTCGTCGCAGGGATTGCGGCAATTGTACTGATCTTGGCCATTGCAGCCATTCTGCTGTTTATCAACCTGCCCGATGCCAACGCATTTAACATGCGGGTAGAGCGGTTGTTTGTTGAGAATGATAACCTGACCAGCAATGCTGAGATTAAACTTCTGGAAATCCTCGCCGGGTCAGGCACCGCCTTCTCCGACACGCTCGCCTCTTACCGCTTCGTCATCTTTGTCTTGCTGATCTTTGCGACGGCCCTTTTGGTCGCCGCTGTTGCCTTCCTGGTCATGTTGATTGCCTTGAACCGCCGCATGGGCCGGATCGAACGGCAAGGGATAGAGGTGAACTCACTGACGATCAGCCGCGATCAAAAGGCCGTCTACCTCAACGACTTTGAGTTCAAACTGACGGATGCCGCGATTGAAACGCTGTCGGTCCTCGCCGAGGCGCGCATGGATGATGAGGTACTGACCGGTGCCGAAATCGAGGGCGTGATTTCGGGACGCTCCGCTGCCGACTGTGATGAAGCCGCCGGTGCAACCCGTATCAAGCGTCTCCGCGATACGCTGGGCAATCAGATGATGAGCGAACTTCTGGTCAAGAACATCGCCCGTAAGGGTTATGTTCTGGCGATCGATAAAGATGTCATCCGGATGGTTTAG
- a CDS encoding isocitrate/isopropylmalate family dehydrogenase, with amino-acid sequence MTQNFDIAVFHGDGIGPEIMMPTVQILRRMAAASGAYTLSFTDAPAGAAHYAKTGDALPDASMDIARSSDAILLSAMGLPDVRYDDGTEISPQIDLRKTLTLFA; translated from the coding sequence ATGACCCAAAATTTCGATATCGCAGTCTTCCATGGTGATGGGATTGGCCCAGAAATAATGATGCCAACGGTGCAGATACTCCGACGCATGGCCGCGGCGTCCGGGGCCTATACGCTGTCTTTCACCGATGCGCCTGCGGGCGCTGCGCATTATGCCAAGACCGGCGATGCGCTGCCTGATGCCTCAATGGATATCGCGCGATCATCCGACGCGATCCTGCTGTCGGCGATGGGCCTGCCCGATGTGCGTTACGACGACGGAACCGAGATTTCGCCACAGATTGACTTGCGCAAGACCTTGACGCTTTTTGCTTAG